From Solibaculum mannosilyticum:
AAAAATAAATAACATTCGTTTATTATTGCTGTTTTTACAGTTTATTCTATTTCTTCCCGCTTTTTGGTAGATGATCTAAAATCAGCCTCTAGATGTTGTTTTTCTCCAAAAGACGGATGGGCACCGGCTTTGTCACTTTTAAGCCGTCCGGTTCGACATGGCATTCATAGGCCAGTATTTTTACCCCTTGTTCAGACGCTTCCCGTAATGTCTGCGCAAAGGCGGGATGCATGTCGGCATTCGGGGTAAAGTATTGTGCGCCCTCCATCTGGACGATAAAAACTACATAAGCCATACCGCCTGACTGATTGATCTCCATCAAGGTGTGAAGATGCTTGACCCCTCGTTCGGTCGGTGCGTCTGGGAAACGTACCACTCTGTTTTCCTCCAGCGTGACCCCTTTTACCTCCATATAAGCGCTTCTTTTTCCGCATTCTACCAAGAAGTCCAGGCGGGAATGTCCCCACGTCACCTCCCGATGGATCGTATCGGCCACCCCAAGCTCCGGAATATACAGTCCATCGGCCAATGCTTCATCCCACACTTGATTGGGGGCCTGGCTGTCCATATTGATGAGAAGCTCCCCTTTCTGTACGGCGATGAGAGAAAATGGGGTCTTCCGAGAGGGATTGTGATGCTGCTGCAAAAAGACGGCCGCGCCGGGAACCAACAGCTCCCGACAGCGGCCGGTATTTTTCACATGTGCCACTGTGACTTTTCCTTCCACCTCCACCTGGGCCACAAACCGATTGGGCCTGGACAGAAAGGTGGCTTTGATTACATCCGGGTATCTCATCCGCTCAGATGGCCTCCCGCAGGCTATGGACCAATTCCCCTACCGCCTTGACCTTCTCGTCAGGGGTATCGTGAATCCCTATCTGATTGACGATGGCGCTGCCCACGATCAGCCCGTCGCAATACTGCTTGACAAGACTGGCCTGCTCCGGGGTGGAAATTCCAAATCCCAGGCATTTGGGCAGATGGCAGATGCGGTCGATGGGCTCAAAATATCGTTCCAGATTGGTTGTGATGTGTTCCCGCATGCCGGTAACCCCCATCGAGGATACACAGTACACAAATCCCTTGGCGTTCTTGGTGACCATCTGGAGCCGTTCCTCCGATGTAGGGGCCACCATGCTGATATGATACACCCCTGTTTTCTCCGCATAGGGGGCGATTTCATCGCTTTCCTCAATGGGTAAATCGGGGATGATGACGGCGTCAATGCCCACCTCTTTGCACTGATCGAAGAATTTTTCCACTCCAAAGCTGAGGACGCTGTTGTAATACAGCAGGTAGATCAGTGGAATCTGCGTCTCTTTGCGCAGCTCCTTGACCATATCCATGATGCTTTCCAGACAGATGTCATGTTCCAGGGCGCGGATGTTGGCCTTTTGGATGACGATGCCTTCGGCCATGGGATCGGTAAAGGGAACGCCTAATTCCACCATATCGGCGCCGTTTTTCTCCATCTCCAGGATCAGACGTTTTGTGGTGTCCAGATCCGGATCTCCCGCCGCTACAAAGGTAATAAACGCCTTTTTCTTTTGCTCCTTGAGCCTCTGAAATGTGCAATCAATTCGGTTCATTGCGATTCTCCTCTCACAATTCGTATAAATTCCTTTATCTTTTCCGGATCCTTGTATCCATCGGTTTCCACACCGCTGCTGACGTCCACCCCATAGGGACGTACAAGCTGTACCGCCTGCGCCACGTTTTCCGGCATGAGTCCCCCGGCCAGCATGATCTTTTGGGATAGGATGCCTTCCAGCAGCGACCAGTCGAATGTTTGACCGCATCCTCCCTGTTGGCTTGGATGATAAGCGTCCAGCAGATACCGGTCGGCACAGCCTTCCATTACCTCTCTCAGGGATTCCTTATCCTTTACCCGGACGGCCTTCCACACTTCCCGCCCCGTTAGACGCTTGATCTCTTCTTGGTAAGCGCTATCCTCATTGCCGTGGAGTTGGATGACCTTGAGGCCACACATGGCTGCGATAAAGGCCACCCGTTGCGGCACCTCATTGACAAACACACCCACCGGGAGTATCCCCTCCGCTAAACCGCGCACTAAATTCTTTGCCGTTTCAGGGGAAACATGCCGCCGACTGGGGGCAAATACAAAGCCAACGTAATCCGGCGCAAATCGGTTGACGGCCTGGATATCCTCTGGACGGGTCAATCCGCACACCTTGATCGAAATCAATGGATCTCCCCCCGCAACATTTGCACCGCTTTTGGAATATCGTCCGACCGCATAAAGGTCTCCCCCACTAAGATGGCATCGGCGCCCATGGATCGCAAAAGTCGTACATCCTGAGCCGTTCCGATGCCGCTTTCCGCTACAATGCACCGCTCTTTGGGAATGTGAGGGATCAGGCTTTCACAGGTGCGAAGAGTTACCTCAAAGGTGCGTAAATTGCGGTTGTTGATTCCCACCACCGGGGCCTCGGTATCCAGCACACGTTCCAGCTCCTCTTTGTCGTGAACCTCCACCAGACAGGAAAGCCCCAAGCTGTCCGCCACATGCTGGAACTGAACAAGCTGTCTTTGATCCAAAATAGCGGCGATCAGCAGGATTGCATCGGCCCCCAGGAGATAAGCCTCGTAAATCTGATATTCGGATATGATAAAATCCTTGCGCAGCAGCGGGATGGGGGAAATCGCACGGATGGACTGCAAATAAGCATCATTTCCCTGGAAATAGTCCTCTTCGGTGAGGATCGACATGGCTTGAACGTCGGATCTTAAATAACTATTTGCAATATCAGTTGGATTAAATACAGATCGGATTACGCCTTTGGAAGGGGACGCCTTTTTGACTTCGGCAATGATAGACATTTTCTCCGCAAGCTTCAAGCTGCCTGCGAAATCCAAGGGCATCCTCGGGCGATCCTCCGCCTGTCTCTGCAGTTGGAGAAGCGGGATCCTCTCCATTCTCTCATGCAGGCGGACTTCTTTTTTCGCAACAATGTCATCCAAAATCATCCCGGTCCCTCCTTTATCCAATGCTGTTGCTCATTTCGATCACCTGCTCTAATTTCTTCAGAGCAGCGCCGGAATCGATGGCCTCCCTCGCCATCTCGATGCCTTGGGCAATGGTATCGGCCCTGCGTCCGGCATAAATGGATGCGCCGGCATTGAGCAGTACGGTATCCCGTTTGGGCCCCTTGGCTCCTCCTAAGATATCCCGGGTAATCTGGGCGTTTTCCACCGCTGTGCCGCCTCGGATATCCTCTACAGAAGCCCGTTCAAAGCCAAAGTGTTCCGGCGGCAGTACATAATCCATCACCAAGCCGTCCTTGATCTCGGACACCTGGTTAGCGCCTACCGTGGCAAATTCATCGATGCCTTCACAGTTCATGACAAATCCCCGTTCCACACCCATATTCATCATGGCGTGGGCCAGAGGATTGGTGAGAGCTTTATCAAAAACACCGATTACCTGGGTCTTTGCGTCCGACGGATTGGAAATCGGACCAAGGATATTAAAAATAGTACGGATCCCCAATTCACTGCGCACCAGTGCGGCGTGCTTCATGGATTTGTGGAAGGTTTTTGCAAACATAAACCCTAAGCCGATGGCTTCCACGCATTGTTCGACCTGCTCCGGCTCCAGCATGACGTTGACTCCCAACGCTTCCAGCAGGTCCACGCTGCCGCTGCGGCTCGAAATGGCACGGTTGCCGTGTTTAGCCACCGGCACGCCTGCTGCCGCCACGACAAAGGCTGAGGTCGTGGAGATATTAAAGGTATTGATGCCGTCTCCACCGGTGCCGACCAGATCGATGTATCCCGAAACAGTGGGATGAATGTGGGCGGCCTTGTGCTTCATGGTCAAGGCACAGCCGGTGATTTCGTCAATGGTTTCCCCTTTCATGCGGAGACTCGTCAGAAATGCGCTGATTTGGGCATAGGTTGCACCGTTGTCCAGCACCATATCCATGGCCTGCATGGCTTCCTCTTTTGTCAGGTCTTGCTTTACCACCAGTTTCTGAATTGCGGATTTGATCATTGTCATTACCTCCCAAAAATTCCGTTGACATCATGTCTTGTCATCGGGGATGGGGATTTTGAAGCAAAATAAAAACAGCTTGCCCTTATCAAAAGGACAAGCTGCATTAATAGCCTGCGGTACCACCTTTATTGGTATCCAAAATACCCACTTTGCAGGTGCAATCACACCCTCACCCTTGTAACGTAGGAGAAACGTCGGGATCTACTGACCATCTATATATCTTAAGATAGCGTTCGCCCCGCCCTCATCAGCCCAACGGCAACTGCACAGCTCCAATACCGGTCTTCCACCATCGCCGGCTCTCTGCCATCAGATTACTGCACTGCCAATCTGAATCAACGGTTTTGAATATGGTAGTAGTGTACCACACTCTCTACTATTTTTCAAGGGGTCATTCCATATTTTCTACCGAAAAATCAATCAAAGCTTTTTCTTATTTTTCCTCTCAGGTCAGGCGTCAAGAAAAGGCCCCCGGTTTCAAACCAGAGGGCCCTTCCTGCTTATGAATTAGGCGTTTAACCTATCTCATTTTGTAATGCTGATCTGCATGGTCATGCCGTTGTCCACACTCTTATTGGTGTAAGGATCAACGCTGACTACGCTGAAGATACGGTTGTTGCCAGTGCTTCCGACGGACAGTGTCACATTCCAAGTCTTGACACCGTCGCCAACGGTAACTTCCTTGCTCAACAGAGTAATAGCATTGCCGCGTTCGTTGAGAATACGGATATTCTCTACGTCCTCGGTAGTGGTAATGGTAACATCAAACACTTCGTTAACCTTAGCGGAAGCAGCGTTCTCAACGCCCAGTACCATACCATTGTATTCCGGATTCTTAATGGTCATGCTGACCGTTACGCCGGAATCCTCATAAGCGGAACCCATGGTGCGGCTGTAAAGGTTCAAGATACGGTCTTCACCAGCAGTACCAACCGAGAACTTAATGGTCCAAGTCTTGGTTCCATCGCCGTTATTCACCGATTTGAGCCAAGTTCTGCCGATCCACTTGTCATTTTCGTTCTTCATGCTGACGTCGGTAACAGTATCCTTTGTCACAACTGTCATCGTGATTTCTTCGTTGACGCCATAGGAAGCAGGATCACGGTCGAGTTTCGCGGAGATGATATCACCGGTCGGCTCGGGCTCAGCCTCAACCAAGTTCTCGATGGCGGTGTTGATGCTCTCAGTCGCCTCTACGTACATGGTGTTGGTAGCTTCCGGATTGTTCTGAACAGCTTTTGCATTCTTCAAAGCTTCGGTCAAAGCTGCAAACGAATCTTCAGTATAATCCTCAGCCTTCAGAGCTTCGGCGGCTTTCACTGCGGCTTCCAAAGCGGCAATGCTCTCTTCGGTAGGAGCATCCGGATCTTCGGCCTCAGTGAACTGGAAGTAGTCGACGTTAGCGACATGCTTACCAGTGCTCTGCATGATAACGTAAACATCATGCTGGCCGGTAACCTTTCTGGTCAGATCGGCAGTGGCAATCATGTAGTTCTTCCAAGCGCCTGCCGAGGGAGGGGTCTGGATATCAGCGATCAGTTCGCCGTCCACAGAGTCCAGACGGACTTCCATATGGGCGTTCGGGCAGTCGGCAATAACGCCGGCGTAGTTGACGGAAACCTTCTCAGCCCCAATATTGCCGAAGTCAACGTACTTATAAGCGACATATGCGCCGGGAGCGGTGCCGCCGATGTTGCCCACAGTACCGATGTTGGTGCCTTCTGTGGTTTCGCCCTTGATGCCGGAGGAAGCATTGTCAAACGACTCAGCCTCGATCTTCGCATAGGCATCGCGGATTTCCTTCAGATTGCTGATAGCAGTCTGGATGGCCTTAATAGCGGAGACATAATCATCCTGGACGGATTCCGGATTGTTCAGTACTTCTTCGCCAGCTTTGACAGCATCCATCAGGGCCTCATAGGTGGCGGTGGCATATTGAGAACCATCCATGGCCTTGACCTGAGCAATCAGGGATTCCAGGGATTCCTTATCCATGGACTTGGATTCAACGCCCATCAGTTCGATTTCGCCCAGGTTCATAGCATTGGCCCCGGTGAAATCAATCTTGATGTAAGTGTACTTCGCACTCTTTTCTTCATCAACTGCGAAGGGACGAGTGTAGTTCTCCCACTGGAAGGTCTGGTTGGATCTGGAGTCGATCTCAGTCCATTCCTTGCCGTCGTTGGAACCGTAAACAGTCCAGGAAGTGGGAGCTGCATCGGTAGCTTTACAGGTGATGGTGTACATGTCGATGAACTTGCCGTTGCCGTCACCGAAGAAGTAGGTCACGGAACCGGTGTTGCCTGCAAAAGCAGTGGCATTGTTGGAATTGTTGTCAAGCAGGTTGGCCGCTTTTGCGCCCTCTGCCAGGCCTTCCACATAGATGCCGGGGGTGACGCCGGTCAGCTGGTTGGCAATCTCTGCTACAGCAGCTGTCTCGGAGGTCAAATCCTTCATCGGCTCTGCGACCTCGTCACCAGTGGTGATGGAGGGAGGTACGGAATCTTCAGCAGTACCCCAGTCGGACGGGGTGTTGCCCATAACGAAGTCGAGAGTGATCTCGCCGTCGCCATCTTTGTCGCCATTGACCAAGTCAACTTGATCAAAATAGGTCTTGTTGTAGTCTTCGCCTTCCACCTTCAGGCTCTGGACATAGACATTCTCTCTGCTGTTGTTTTCAGCATTGATGACCAGGTCTTTGCCATTCTCCAGATGGACGGTAGCTTTCTCAAACAACGGGGAACCAATGGCGAATTCACCGCTGCCCATGTTGACCGGATACAGGCCCAGGCTGGACAGGATGTACCAAGCAGACATTTCACCATTGTCTTCGTCGCCGCAGTAGCCCTGGCCGATGGTGTAACCACTATACAGACGATCCATGATCTCACGGACCTTCTCCTGGGTCTTATAGGGCTGGCCGGCATAGTTATACATATAGGGGATGTGGTGGGACGGCTGGTTGCTGTGGCCATACTGACCCATTCTTACCTGACGAGCTTCACGCATCTCATGGATCTCGCCGCCGTAACCGCCGGGGATATACGTGGTATCTTCGTTGAAGAACTCATCCAGCTTCTCAGCCAGGCCTTCGCGGCCGCCGTACAGGTTAGCCAGACCCTGGCCATCCTGGACTACATGGAATGCCATGTTCCAAGCATTGGTCTCAGTGTATTGGCCGCCCCAAGATTTGGGATCAAAGCTGTCGTCGCTGGTCTGCCAAGTGCCGTTGTAGTTCTTGCCCTTGAACCAGCCATCGCCGTCGCCATTGTCATTGTACTTGAAGTAGTTGACATAGTTGGTGGCGCGGTTTGTGAAGTAGATGTACTCATCGTTGAGTTTCTGGTACTCTTCACTGTCTTTGTCTTCTATCTTGTCCATCATAGCCTTCGCCATGTTGGCGATACCGGCATCGTTGATGAAGCCTTCCAGGCCCCAGGACATACCTTCACCGTTATTGGCGCCGGTGTAGCCGTAGAAAATGGACTGGTTGATATTCTGACGTCCGTTCTGAGATTTGCTGCTGACGGCTGAACCGTTGCGCAGAGCCGAATCATAGGCGGTCTCATAGTCGAACTCTTGGCCGCGCAGCAAGGCGTCGCCAAAGATAACGTCGGAGCTGGTACCAACCATGGAGTTGACGCCTGCCGGAGCAATCCAGCGCGGCAACCAGCCTTCATCGTTGTAATGCTGCACCAAACCGTTGAGCAGTTCGGTGTTCATGCTCGGGGTCAGCAAAGCGTAGGCTGCCCATGTGGTACGGTAGGTATCCCAGAAACCGTTGTTGTAATAGAAAGTTCCGTCCACAACGCCTTTGTCATTGTAGGGGCTTCTATACTGATAGTCCGGCTCCTCATTGGTGCCCACGTTTTCACTGAGCAGGTTGGGGTAGGCAAACAAACGGTACATATTGGAGTAAAGGGTGGTCAGCTGATTCTCTGTTGCGCCCTCTACATCAATGATATCCAGCTTGTCATCCCACTGGGACTGAGCCATTTCTTTGATATCATCAAAGGTATCTTCCTTAGCGATTTCCAGATCCATATTGTGTTTGGCCTGGTCAGCGCTGATAAAGGAAGTGGCCACTTTCAAAGTGACCTCATTGGTGCCGTCGGCGAAGGATACAACGCCCTGGCCGCTCTTAGCATTGGTAATCTTGTCCAATTCGGGAGCCACACTGAATTCACCGTAGACATACATCGTGCCCATACCATTGCTGTTTTCTTTAACGGCGGCGGTAAAGGTTTTTCCGTCTTCCGAGAATGTCAGTTCAGCGTCACGGGTCACGCAATCCAAAATGACATTGCGGTTGGCAACATCTTCATCAAAGGTGAAGCGCATCATAGCCGCATGGTTGGTGGGAGCCAATTCCATGGTGGCACCGGATGCTGCCGAGCCTTCGTCGAAGGATACCTTATAGTAATGGGCTTTTGCTTCTTCATTATCATGGGAGAAGGAAGAAGCTCTCTCATCGACGCCTACAGAATTGCTGCTGGAAGCATCGATGGATGTGTTGACCATGAAGGTATAGTTGCCGCGGTCACCGATCCAGTGGCTGGCCACGTGGCTGACGGAAATGTGCTTAAAGGTGTTGCCGGGCTGATAGGTGTACATCGAAGCCTGTCCACTATTGGTAGTGGGAGCCCAGAAGTTAAATGCATGAGGAACCGTTACAAGTGCGCCGTTCAGGCCGCGGGAGAAGGATCCCGAAGACTGGGTACCGCGCAGAATGCTGACATAATCGGATTTACGCTCGTGCTCCACAGGAGCTACATCTTCGATTTCAATGTCGTCAAACAGGG
This genomic window contains:
- the trpA gene encoding tryptophan synthase subunit alpha, producing MNRIDCTFQRLKEQKKKAFITFVAAGDPDLDTTKRLILEMEKNGADMVELGVPFTDPMAEGIVIQKANIRALEHDICLESIMDMVKELRKETQIPLIYLLYYNSVLSFGVEKFFDQCKEVGIDAVIIPDLPIEESDEIAPYAEKTGVYHISMVAPTSEERLQMVTKNAKGFVYCVSSMGVTGMREHITTNLERYFEPIDRICHLPKCLGFGISTPEQASLVKQYCDGLIVGSAIVNQIGIHDTPDEKVKAVGELVHSLREAI
- the trpC gene encoding indole-3-glycerol phosphate synthase TrpC — its product is MILDDIVAKKEVRLHERMERIPLLQLQRQAEDRPRMPLDFAGSLKLAEKMSIIAEVKKASPSKGVIRSVFNPTDIANSYLRSDVQAMSILTEEDYFQGNDAYLQSIRAISPIPLLRKDFIISEYQIYEAYLLGADAILLIAAILDQRQLVQFQHVADSLGLSCLVEVHDKEELERVLDTEAPVVGINNRNLRTFEVTLRTCESLIPHIPKERCIVAESGIGTAQDVRLLRSMGADAILVGETFMRSDDIPKAVQMLRGEIH
- a CDS encoding GH92 family glycosyl hydrolase; this encodes MKLKRILAVVLSTTMALSTAAVALPAAAREPGVGGTFSSSFEENDASPLENTVEYSAEGEAMTENVSKKGAGEGLVGRQKAKSVTAPAAYNDHEIADNLLDDNAGSKYLTTSNRPFNIDFEMKEPTTIRVYSITSANDAPERDPKSWTLYGSTNGSDWVQLDKQENVTFADRYTRNTYEIENETAYTYYRVTVEANGSGNMTQIGDITFGTNDPDDDVAASLGMGAEVLGGPGSTWNSTTGKGFTGSKTYTVSGTHEGSGRAYSHNVVYDDLDIPVSANTQLSYKVFPQFDGDYDYEYTSTYVAVDVQFEDGTYLSDLAAVDQYGNKMDAQSQGDSKFLLMRQWNHVYSNIGEVAAGKTIKKILINYDKASNATTTTNEEGEEVPANATFEALFDDIEIEDVAPVEHERKSDYVSILRGTQSSGSFSRGLNGALVTVPHAFNFWAPTTNSGQASMYTYQPGNTFKHISVSHVASHWIGDRGNYTFMVNTSIDASSSNSVGVDERASSFSHDNEEAKAHYYKVSFDEGSAASGATMELAPTNHAAMMRFTFDEDVANRNVILDCVTRDAELTFSEDGKTFTAAVKENSNGMGTMYVYGEFSVAPELDKITNAKSGQGVVSFADGTNEVTLKVATSFISADQAKHNMDLEIAKEDTFDDIKEMAQSQWDDKLDIIDVEGATENQLTTLYSNMYRLFAYPNLLSENVGTNEEPDYQYRSPYNDKGVVDGTFYYNNGFWDTYRTTWAAYALLTPSMNTELLNGLVQHYNDEGWLPRWIAPAGVNSMVGTSSDVIFGDALLRGQEFDYETAYDSALRNGSAVSSKSQNGRQNINQSIFYGYTGANNGEGMSWGLEGFINDAGIANMAKAMMDKIEDKDSEEYQKLNDEYIYFTNRATNYVNYFKYNDNGDGDGWFKGKNYNGTWQTSDDSFDPKSWGGQYTETNAWNMAFHVVQDGQGLANLYGGREGLAEKLDEFFNEDTTYIPGGYGGEIHEMREARQVRMGQYGHSNQPSHHIPYMYNYAGQPYKTQEKVREIMDRLYSGYTIGQGYCGDEDNGEMSAWYILSSLGLYPVNMGSGEFAIGSPLFEKATVHLENGKDLVINAENNSRENVYVQSLKVEGEDYNKTYFDQVDLVNGDKDGDGEITLDFVMGNTPSDWGTAEDSVPPSITTGDEVAEPMKDLTSETAAVAEIANQLTGVTPGIYVEGLAEGAKAANLLDNNSNNATAFAGNTGSVTYFFGDGNGKFIDMYTITCKATDAAPTSWTVYGSNDGKEWTEIDSRSNQTFQWENYTRPFAVDEEKSAKYTYIKIDFTGANAMNLGEIELMGVESKSMDKESLESLIAQVKAMDGSQYATATYEALMDAVKAGEEVLNNPESVQDDYVSAIKAIQTAISNLKEIRDAYAKIEAESFDNASSGIKGETTEGTNIGTVGNIGGTAPGAYVAYKYVDFGNIGAEKVSVNYAGVIADCPNAHMEVRLDSVDGELIADIQTPPSAGAWKNYMIATADLTRKVTGQHDVYVIMQSTGKHVANVDYFQFTEAEDPDAPTEESIAALEAAVKAAEALKAEDYTEDSFAALTEALKNAKAVQNNPEATNTMYVEATESINTAIENLVEAEPEPTGDIISAKLDRDPASYGVNEEITMTVVTKDTVTDVSMKNENDKWIGRTWLKSVNNGDGTKTWTIKFSVGTAGEDRILNLYSRTMGSAYEDSGVTVSMTIKNPEYNGMVLGVENAASAKVNEVFDVTITTTEDVENIRILNERGNAITLLSKEVTVGDGVKTWNVTLSVGSTGNNRIFSVVSVDPYTNKSVDNGMTMQISITK
- the trpD gene encoding anthranilate phosphoribosyltransferase, which gives rise to MIKSAIQKLVVKQDLTKEEAMQAMDMVLDNGATYAQISAFLTSLRMKGETIDEITGCALTMKHKAAHIHPTVSGYIDLVGTGGDGINTFNISTTSAFVVAAAGVPVAKHGNRAISSRSGSVDLLEALGVNVMLEPEQVEQCVEAIGLGFMFAKTFHKSMKHAALVRSELGIRTIFNILGPISNPSDAKTQVIGVFDKALTNPLAHAMMNMGVERGFVMNCEGIDEFATVGANQVSEIKDGLVMDYVLPPEHFGFERASVEDIRGGTAVENAQITRDILGGAKGPKRDTVLLNAGASIYAGRRADTIAQGIEMAREAIDSGAALKKLEQVIEMSNSIG
- the sfsA gene encoding DNA/RNA nuclease SfsA gives rise to the protein MRYPDVIKATFLSRPNRFVAQVEVEGKVTVAHVKNTGRCRELLVPGAAVFLQQHHNPSRKTPFSLIAVQKGELLINMDSQAPNQVWDEALADGLYIPELGVADTIHREVTWGHSRLDFLVECGKRSAYMEVKGVTLEENRVVRFPDAPTERGVKHLHTLMEINQSGGMAYVVFIVQMEGAQYFTPNADMHPAFAQTLREASEQGVKILAYECHVEPDGLKVTKPVPIRLLEKNNI
- a CDS encoding phosphoribosylanthranilate isomerase, whose translation is MISIKVCGLTRPEDIQAVNRFAPDYVGFVFAPSRRHVSPETAKNLVRGLAEGILPVGVFVNEVPQRVAFIAAMCGLKVIQLHGNEDSAYQEEIKRLTGREVWKAVRVKDKESLREVMEGCADRYLLDAYHPSQQGGCGQTFDWSLLEGILSQKIMLAGGLMPENVAQAVQLVRPYGVDVSSGVETDGYKDPEKIKEFIRIVRGESQ